A DNA window from Enterobacter cloacae subsp. cloacae ATCC 13047 contains the following coding sequences:
- the sodC gene encoding superoxide dismutase [Cu-Zn] SodC, whose protein sequence is MKRFALALVTLVVCAGAQAASDEVEMNLVTSQGVGQSIGTVKITETDKGLEFAPDLKALPPGEHGFHVHAKGSCQPALKEGKPSAAEAAGGHLDPQHSGKHEGPNGMGHLGDLPVLVVNNDGKATDPVVAPRLKKLDEVKGKALMIHVGGDNMSDQPKPLGGGGARYACGVI, encoded by the coding sequence ATGAAGCGTTTTGCTCTGGCACTGGTCACGCTGGTTGTTTGCGCAGGGGCGCAGGCAGCCAGCGATGAAGTAGAAATGAATCTCGTCACCTCGCAGGGCGTAGGTCAGTCCATCGGCACAGTGAAAATCACTGAAACCGACAAAGGACTGGAATTTGCGCCCGATCTCAAGGCCCTGCCTCCCGGCGAACATGGTTTTCATGTTCATGCTAAGGGGAGTTGTCAGCCAGCGTTAAAAGAGGGTAAACCCTCGGCAGCAGAGGCGGCAGGCGGCCACCTTGACCCACAACATTCCGGTAAGCATGAGGGCCCAAACGGAATGGGCCATCTGGGCGATCTGCCCGTGCTCGTGGTAAATAATGACGGCAAAGCCACGGATCCGGTTGTTGCGCCACGCCTCAAAAAGCTGGATGAGGTCAAAGGCAAGGCGCTAATGATTCACGTCGGCGGCGACAATATGTCCGATCAGCCGAAACCGCTTGGCGGTGGTGGGGCACGCTATGCCTGCGGGGTGATCTGA